DNA from Pseudomonadota bacterium:
GCGGAACTGAAAATCGCGGTCGTGCGCCTGGTCAATGATCTTTACGCCACGGCGGTGGCGCTGGCCTGGCTGCCCGCCGATCAGTTCGCGGTGCTGCAGGCGGGGGGACCGGGAGCCGGGGAGGCGGTCAGCGCGGTGCTGGCGCCGGGTACGGGTCTGGGAATGGCTTTCCTGGTGGCGGCAGGTCCGGCCTTGCCCCTGATCGTGGCTTCCGAGGGCGGACATGTCGATTTCGCCCCGCGCGACGAGGCCGAAATTGAGCTCTGGCGTTATCTGCGGGCACGTTATGGCCGGGTCAGCCGTGAACATCTGCTTTCCGGCCCCGGCCTGTTAAATATTTACCAATGGTGTCGAGAAACCTCGAACCCGGCCGTGATTTCTCCGGTCGCGGCGACTGCGGCCGCCGCCGTGGTCAGCAGCGCCGAACACGGCGACCCCGCGGCCAGGCAGGCCTTGACTCTGTTCGTCTCCCTGCTGGGCGCGGCGGCCGGAGATCTGGCCCTGACCGGCCTGGCCGGCGGCGGCGTTTATCTGGCCGGCGGCATCCCGGCTAAGATTATCAACAGTCTGCGACAGGATGGCTTTCTGCGGGCGTTTCAGGCCAAGGGGCGCATGGCGGCCTGGCTGAGCCGGGTCCCGGTGCGGGTGGTTCTCGATGAACAGGCGGCGCTGCTGGGGGCGGCCCGTCTGGCGGCGCTCGGCGGAAAAGCCGCTTGAAGATCGCCGGATGCGGGTGTTTACCGGGCTCCGGTTGGCGCCCGGAGCTCATTTTCGCAACTTCAGTCGAGCGTTTGTCCCAGATTCTTGGCGATAACCTCTTCAATGACCTCCAACATGGTCTTGCCGTCTTTGTAGGGCACCCTGAGGTTGGAGTTGATGATGTCGGAGGCGATGAATTCTGAGTCGTTGCCGATCAGAACCCAGCCTTTGCGGTTGTAGGAGAGAACCAGGTCTTTCTCGACCTGGAAACGTTTAACCTGCGGTACTTCCTGAGACATGACGGCTCCTTATGATAGTCTGATGGTAACTATTCAAACTTGGATATTCCGGGATCGGGTCCCCGGAGAATCAACAAAAATATTTCGCGGTTCAATTTGAGCGGATAAACACCGGGCCGAATGTTTACTCTGATGTTTGTGGGTTAAATCGTCACCGGTTTATCATGACGCTGATTTTTCAGTGGCTGGGCGCGGCCGCGACTTTCCGCTGTTGCGGCGACCCGGGTTGTCCGGAAAGCGTCTTATCTAATATCGTCGCGGGAAAATTTCAAGTCCTTAATCTTCCGGCGTGGGCGCAGGGCCGCGCCGAAATGCCGGAGCCGGGTGGACTTCCGGTTTGTAAAGCCGGGAAATAACCTGTATGTGTAAGATGCTGAAAGCGAGGTTGCATGCGGATTTTCACCAGCCGGGAAAACTGCCCTTTTCCCCTGCGCGCCCTGGTGCATGAATTTGCGGGCGGCGATCTTTTCGTGTTGGTCGAAGGCGGGGTTGGACATCTCGGCGCCCTGACGCTGAGCCTGCCGCGTGAAAGTCAAGGCGCGCCGGGGGAAACACGGGCTTCGACCTCGGTCCTGACCGCGCCCGGCCATCGCGATGATGAAGCGGCTCGGGAGATGAGTGATATCCTGGTGCGGGCCTTGGGGCGCAAGGTCGGAATGGTGGTCGGGATGCATTTCCCCGGGCTGAAACCCGCCGAGCTTGACTTGGTGCGGGCCGAGTGGCGATTCCTGGCTCGGGAAATCTCAACGGCCTGGCCGGTGGAGGATAACGATGGCAGCCGGGGAAATTGAAAAAAAAATTATCGTGGTCGGGGTCAGCGGCGCTTCCGGAGCCCTGTATGCCGAGCGTCTGCTGCTCGCCCTGCGGGCGGCGGACGGGGTTGAGAGCCATCTGATCGTCTCGCCGGTAGCCGCCCGGATTATTGAGCATGAATGCCGTCTGGGGTTGGCTGAGTTTCAGGCCCTGGCCGACTATTCTCATGCCGCGGACGATTTTTTCGCGGCTCCGGCCAGTGGTTCCTTTGCCGCGACCGGAATGGTGATCGCGCCCTGTTCGATGAAGCGCCTGGCCGGCATCGCCAATTCCTTCGCCGACGATTTAATGGGCCGGGCCGCCGATGTCATGCTCAAGGAGCGCCGGCGTTTGCTTCTGCTGGTGCGCGAAACCCCTCTGCACAGCGGCCATCTTGAATTGATGCTTAAAGTCAGCCGCCTGGGCGGCGTCATCATGCCGCCGGTGCCGGCGCTGTACCAAAGGCCGGCGGGCATTGTCGAAATGGCGGATCAGACCATCGGTCGGGTTATGAGTCTGTTCGGGATCGAAAATGAGCTTTATCAGGCCTGGGGACAAGGAAAATCCGGGGACATGACCTGATTCCCCAGATTTTTCCAGATTTTCCCGGGATCATGTCCCCAGATTTTTTCATCGTTATTATTTAACCTGATGCGGGAATAAATCCCGCAATCCAAAAGGGAGCCTTCACGGCCCGTACCTAAAGGTATTTCCTTTGGTCACAAATAAGTGCTCTTATCAGGCCCAGCAGAGTTGGATAAGTTTCCTCATCGGGTTATCCCCTTCGGGGATAACCCGTGAAGCACTTAACATTTTCTTGTTTTTGTTGTCTGAAAAACGTTGAAACAAACAAGAAAATAACCTGCAAACTACTAACATAAAGGAGTTGAACCAATGGGTGCAGAGGTTTCGGTGTCTCCCGGGGGAGAGGTCTTTACCTTGCCGGGGGAGCTTGATTATCAGGCGGAAAATGAGCGTCTGGTCGCGCTCGTGGCGGAACAGCGGGCCCTGGGCCGCGAAATCGTGGTGGTGCTCGGGGTCGGTTTTGTCGGAGCGGTGATGGCCGGAGTGGTGGCCGATTCGACCCGCGCGGGGGGGGCGTCAGGAAAATTTGTGATCGGCATGCAGCGGCCGTCGGTGCGTTCCTTCTGGAAAATTCATTATCTGAATCGCGGCGTGGCTCCGGTTGAGGCCGAGGACCCGGAAGTGGCGTTGATGATTGAACGCTGTGTGCGGGACAAAAAAACCCTGACCGCGACCTATTCCTATTTTGCCCTGGGCCTGGCCGATGTCGTGGTCGTCGATGTGCAGTGTGATTATCTCAAGGAATGTCTGGGAGATGTGCGTCAGGGCCGGGCCGATATCGCCGCCCTGGAGGAAAGCCTCGGCGTCATCGGCCGGCACATTCAGCCCGAATGCCTGGTTCTGATCGAAACCACGGTGCCGCCGGGCACCACCGAGTACGTTGCCTATCCGATCATCAAGCGGGCTTTCGCTAAGCGCGGGCTGCAGGCTGAGCCGATACTCGCCCATTCTTATGAACGGGTCATGCCGGGCCGGGAGTACGTCGCCTCGATTCGGGATTTCTGGCGGGTCTGCAGCGGCATCAACGCCACGGCCCGAAAGCGGGTGGTCGATTTTCTTTCCGAGGTGCTTAATGTCGGTGACTTCCCCCTGACCGTGATGGATCGGCCGATTGAAAGCGAGACCTGTAAGATCGTGGAAAACTCCTATCGGGCGACGACCCTGGCTTTTCTGCATGAGTGGAGTTTGTTTGCCGAGCGCAACGGTGTCGATCTGCCCAAGGTCGTCGCGGCGATCAAGGTGCGTCCGACCCATTCCAACATGATTTTCCCCGGTCCCGGCATCGGCGGTTATTGCCTGCCCAAGGATGGCGGTCTCGGGGTCTGGGCTTACCATACCCTGATGGGTTTTGAAGACGATATCTTTAAACTGACGCCGCTGGTGATTGATATCAACGATACCCGGGCCCTGCATGTGGCCGGACTCGTGCGGGACGGTCTGCGTAATCAGGGTAAGATCGTGGCCGCCTCGCGGGTGCTGGTTCTGGGGGCTTCCTACCGTGAGGATGTCGGGGATACGCGCTACAGCGGTTCGGAACTGATTGTGCGTAAATTGACCGAAATGGGAGCGGAAGTGTTGGTCCATGATCCCTACGTCAAGCATTGGTGGGAACTGGAAAAACAGGAGAGCTATCCGGCGCCGGGACATTCCTGGTCCCGTTTTTTCCGTAATCAGGAAGAATTGACCCATCTTCGCGTCAGCAATGATCTGGAATCGAGCCTGGTCGGGGTCGACGCCGTGGTTCTGGCCGTCCGGCATGAAGCCTATAAAACCCTTACCAGCGGCTGGCTGGTGCAAAAAGTTGGCGCGCCGCTGTTGCTCGTGGACTGTTTCGCGATGCTTTCCGACGCGCAGATCAAAGAGTATTTTCGTCTCGGCTGCGAGGTCAAGGGCCTGGGCCGGGGGCATGTGAAACGCCTCAAGGAAGAAGTGCAGTCGGCCGGCTGAATTCCTTTTCG
Protein-coding regions in this window:
- the glk gene encoding glucokinase — encoded protein: MKELILAGDIGATKTNLGLFLKASDHLTQKAFVTFPSCARVELVERTRAFLKREGVLGQVPSACFGVAGPLCRGRVVATNLGLELDESGLCAELKIAVVRLVNDLYATAVALAWLPADQFAVLQAGGPGAGEAVSAVLAPGTGLGMAFLVAAGPALPLIVASEGGHVDFAPRDEAEIELWRYLRARYGRVSREHLLSGPGLLNIYQWCRETSNPAVISPVAATAAAAVVSSAEHGDPAARQALTLFVSLLGAAAGDLALTGLAGGGVYLAGGIPAKIINSLRQDGFLRAFQAKGRMAAWLSRVPVRVVLDEQAALLGAARLAALGGKAA
- a CDS encoding UbiX family flavin prenyltransferase translates to MAAGEIEKKIIVVGVSGASGALYAERLLLALRAADGVESHLIVSPVAARIIEHECRLGLAEFQALADYSHAADDFFAAPASGSFAATGMVIAPCSMKRLAGIANSFADDLMGRAADVMLKERRRLLLLVRETPLHSGHLELMLKVSRLGGVIMPPVPALYQRPAGIVEMADQTIGRVMSLFGIENELYQAWGQGKSGDMT
- a CDS encoding GDP-mannose dehydrogenase, whose amino-acid sequence is MGAEVSVSPGGEVFTLPGELDYQAENERLVALVAEQRALGREIVVVLGVGFVGAVMAGVVADSTRAGGASGKFVIGMQRPSVRSFWKIHYLNRGVAPVEAEDPEVALMIERCVRDKKTLTATYSYFALGLADVVVVDVQCDYLKECLGDVRQGRADIAALEESLGVIGRHIQPECLVLIETTVPPGTTEYVAYPIIKRAFAKRGLQAEPILAHSYERVMPGREYVASIRDFWRVCSGINATARKRVVDFLSEVLNVGDFPLTVMDRPIESETCKIVENSYRATTLAFLHEWSLFAERNGVDLPKVVAAIKVRPTHSNMIFPGPGIGGYCLPKDGGLGVWAYHTLMGFEDDIFKLTPLVIDINDTRALHVAGLVRDGLRNQGKIVAASRVLVLGASYREDVGDTRYSGSELIVRKLTEMGAEVLVHDPYVKHWWELEKQESYPAPGHSWSRFFRNQEELTHLRVSNDLESSLVGVDAVVLAVRHEAYKTLTSGWLVQKVGAPLLLVDCFAMLSDAQIKEYFRLGCEVKGLGRGHVKRLKEEVQSAG